In Acidimicrobiales bacterium, the following proteins share a genomic window:
- a CDS encoding MFS transporter → MPDDAALHGGASTGQVFALTSFREKALSSCSQAGLVNNLNDGLAWGLFPLYFAAAGLSVGRIGVLAALYPAVWGLGQLVTGALSDRIGRKPLIVGGMLTQATAIALIAATEGFAVWAAGAMLLGAGTAMVYPTLLAAIGDVAHPAWRARSVGVYRLWRDGGFAVGALLAGLLADAFDIEVAIWAVAALTAASGIVVLVRMYETHPRHDRMPIPDDVDLES, encoded by the coding sequence TTGCCCGACGACGCCGCGTTGCACGGCGGGGCGAGCACCGGTCAGGTGTTCGCCCTCACCTCGTTCCGCGAGAAGGCGCTGTCGTCGTGCTCGCAGGCCGGTCTGGTGAACAACCTCAACGACGGACTCGCGTGGGGCCTGTTCCCCCTGTACTTCGCCGCCGCCGGCCTCTCGGTCGGACGCATCGGTGTCCTCGCCGCCCTGTACCCGGCGGTGTGGGGGCTCGGTCAGCTCGTCACCGGGGCCCTGTCCGACCGCATCGGCCGCAAACCGCTCATCGTCGGCGGCATGCTCACCCAGGCCACGGCGATCGCGCTCATCGCCGCCACCGAGGGCTTCGCGGTCTGGGCGGCCGGAGCGATGCTGCTCGGTGCCGGCACCGCGATGGTCTACCCGACGCTGCTGGCCGCCATCGGTGACGTCGCGCACCCGGCGTGGCGGGCCCGCTCGGTCGGGGTCTACCGGCTGTGGCGCGACGGCGGGTTCGCCGTCGGTGCGCTGCTCGCCGGGCTGCTCGCCGACGCGTTCGACATCGAGGTCGCGATCTGGGCGGTTGCTGCGCTCACCGCCGCATCGGGCATCGTGGTCCTGGTGCGCATGTACGAGACCCACCCACGCCACGACCGCATGCCGATCCCCGACGACGTCGACCTCGAGAGCTGA